The following proteins come from a genomic window of Rhodoligotrophos sp. CJ14:
- the folD gene encoding bifunctional methylenetetrahydrofolate dehydrogenase/methenyltetrahydrofolate cyclohydrolase FolD translates to MTARIIDGKAFADRLRAQIAGKVAELKTRHGITPGLAVVLVGDDPASSVYVRSKAKQTVEAGMASFEHRLAASAPEADLLALIAKLNADPAVNGILVQLPLPAQINSERVLEAISPEKDVDGFHVVNAGLLATGQEAIVPCTPLGCLMLLRDTLGDLSGLEAVVVGRSNIVGKPMAQLLLQQSCTVTIAHSKSRDLPGICRRADILVAAVGRPEMIKGDWIKPGAAVIDVGINRVPAPEKGPDKHKLVGDVDFASASAVAGAITPVPGGVGPMTIACLLANTLTATCRTNGLPEPSLLEEAA, encoded by the coding sequence ATGACGGCCAGGATCATCGATGGCAAAGCCTTCGCCGATCGTTTGCGCGCGCAGATCGCCGGCAAGGTTGCCGAACTCAAGACACGGCATGGCATCACGCCCGGGCTTGCGGTGGTGCTGGTCGGCGATGATCCGGCGAGTTCGGTCTATGTGCGCTCGAAAGCCAAGCAGACGGTCGAGGCCGGCATGGCCTCCTTCGAGCACAGGCTTGCCGCCTCTGCCCCGGAGGCAGATTTGCTCGCGTTGATCGCCAAGCTCAATGCCGATCCCGCCGTGAATGGCATTCTGGTGCAGCTGCCTTTGCCTGCTCAGATCAATTCCGAGCGGGTGCTGGAGGCGATCAGTCCGGAAAAGGACGTCGATGGCTTTCACGTGGTCAATGCCGGCCTGCTCGCCACCGGACAGGAGGCGATCGTCCCGTGCACGCCGCTCGGTTGCCTCATGCTGCTGAGGGACACGCTGGGCGATCTTTCGGGGCTGGAAGCTGTCGTGGTGGGGCGGTCCAATATCGTGGGCAAGCCCATGGCGCAGCTGTTGCTGCAACAGAGCTGCACGGTGACCATCGCGCATTCCAAGAGCCGCGACTTGCCGGGGATCTGCCGGCGCGCGGATATTCTGGTGGCGGCGGTCGGGCGGCCGGAGATGATCAAAGGCGATTGGATCAAACCGGGGGCGGCAGTGATCGATGTCGGGATCAATCGCGTGCCGGCGCCGGAGAAAGGGCCCGACAAGCATAAGCTGGTGGGGGATGTGGACTTTGCCTCAGCCTCGGCGGTGGCCGGCGCGATCACGCCCGTGCCGGGTGGGGTGGGTCCGATGACGATTGCGTGCCTGCTGGCGAATACACTCACCGCAACCTGCCGCACCAATGGCTTGCCTGAGCCCAGCCTTCTGGAGGAGGCGGCGTAG